The Syntrophobotulus glycolicus DSM 8271 DNA window AGCCGCTTCTCCAAGTGCGATAATCGTGACACTTTCGGCCTGTTCTGCCGCGATGTCAATCTTTTGGGACTCCAGGGCGCTGATCACTCTCTCGATCCCCATCGCAAAGCCGATCCCCGGTGTTGACGGCCCCCCGATTTCTTCGACCAGACCGTCATATCTCCCGCCGCCGCAAATGGCACTTTGCGCTCCGATTTCCCGCACAAGAACCTCAAAAGCGGTTTTGCGGTAATAATCCAAACCGCGGACCATTCCGGCATCAACAACATAAGCGATACCCACTGCTTCTAAGTATTCCTGCAGCTTGGTAAAATGATCCCGGCAGTCGGCACAAAGCATCTCCAAGATCGTCGGTGCGCCTTTGATTAATTCTTTACAGTGTTTGCTTTTACAATCCAAAATTCTCAGCGGATTACGGTCAAATCTTGACTGGCAATCGGCGCAGAGTTCTTCCTTTTTGGGTTCTAAAAACGCCTGAAGCTTTGATTTATGTTCTGCCCGGCAAACAGGACAGCCCACGGAATTGATCTGGATGACCAGATCCTTCAATCCGAGGCGGTTAAACAATTCCCAGACCAGCTGGATGACCTCGGCATCTACAAGAGGATCTTCTCCCCCGAACACTTCCGCCCCGAATTGGCTGAATTGCCGGAACCTTCCTGCCTGCGTATTCTCATACCTGAACATTGGTCCGCGATAATAGAGCTTGACAGGCTGAGGCAAGGCATAAAGCTTATTTTCCACAAAAGCCCGGCAAACTGCCGCCGTTCCTTCAGGCCGCAGAGTCATGGACCTGTTCCCTTTATCCTGAAAGGTATACATTTCCTTGTTGACGATGTCGGTCGTTTCCCCGACCCCCCGTTGAAACAGCTCTGTTGCTTCAAATATCGGTGTTCTGATCTCTTGAAAACCGTATTCCTCGCAGATTTTTCGGATCTGCCCTTCAAGAACGTGCCATTTCTCAATGATGCCCGGGATGATGTCCTGGGTGCCTTTCGGTCTTTGAATCTTCATCTTAAATCCCCCTAAAAGAAACGGTAAAGCACTACTGCCGCCGCAAAGATATTGCTGCAAACTAATTTTATATTATACCATATTCCGTTTTATTTCAGAAGAATAAAATAGCTTGCTTCTCCTGGCGTGAACTCTCTCGTACCCTTCCATGTAGGTCAAAACATCAATTGGCTGGTAGATATTCTGATGCCCGGCAAAATCCTCCGCCATAATTTTGCTGCAGGCGCCGGCCCCCAGCCCCAGAATATTTTGGTTTTCCTCAATCACGGCGATATTATAGCGGCCTTCTTTGCCCGGAAGACAGAAGCCGACATTCTCCAGATTGCCGGAAATATTTTTTTGTCTGTATAAATAATACGGACCATAACCGGCCTGTTGGATCTTCCGGAAAACACCTTCCTGAACCTCCTGCCAAAGCACCCCTCCATTGATGGCCGCACCTGCTTCCCATTGCTTGGATCTTCTCTTTAAAGACATGGCATGAACTGCCAGATTGTCGGGCTTCAGGCTGAGAACCGCCCGCACGGTTTGTTCTACCTCTTCCGGTCCTTCTCCCGGCAGTCCGAGAATGATATCCATATTGATGATCCAATCCCCGATTTCACGGGCCAAAGCATAACAGTCCAAAATATCCTGGACTGTATGTCTTCTGCCGATCGCTCTCAACGTGCCGTCATTCATGGATTGAGGATTTATGCTGAGTCGGTTGACCCCATAACGCTTTAAACAGAGAAGCTTCTCTTGATTCATCGTATCCGGCCGGCCGGCCTCAACCGTATATTCCACATCATCTGCCAGAGGGATCTCTGCTTTGATCTTTTTGAGCAGGATCTCCAGCCTGGCGCTGTCCAGAACCGTAGGGGTGCCGCCGCCGATATAAAGATGATTGACCAAAAAAGAAGTCCTTGTCAGCAAGCCTCCCGCAAGCTCAATTTCCCGGACCAGGGCACTCAAATATCCGGAGATCGTGCTGTCCTGCCCGGTGCTCTCCGCAAAAGCAAAGGAACAGTAAGAACAGCGGCTCGGACAAAAAGGTACGGAAATATATAAAGAAACAAACCGTTGTTGTTTCTTTGTTTGTGGCTGGAAAGGCTCCTGGACAGAAAAAACTGTTTGAAGAAGGCGGATCTTTTCCGGGACCACCAGGTATTTCCGGCTGAGGACCCTCTCCTGGTCCGTTTCGGGGATACCCAGCTTATGCATTGCTGTGACCAATTTTCCGGGCCTGATCCCGGTCATGATCCCCCATGGCGGCATCATTCCGGTAACTCTGGCCAACAGGCGGCAGATCACCTGTTTCACGGCTACCTGGATCGTTGTTTCCCTGCCTGCAACAGGAAGGTCCCCTAAAAATTCTATTTCCTCCGCAGACATCAGGACTGTTTCGGTTTCCCTGTTTTCTACGATCCATTTCCCTCTGATCCAGCCGGGATCAGTGAGTGTTTCGGCCTCAATCAGGATGACTGCCGGACACTCAGAATCCGGATATTCTTTTTCCTCAGGCTTCCCGGCCCCGGCTTCTCTGACCACAATATTTTTGTGTTGAACAAAGGCGGAAACAAGAGCCCGCGAATTGGTTAAAATCTGGGAATCCACCTTTAACCCGTGCAGTTCAATCTTATTCGTCATCCTCGTAATCGCCGTTCAGATAAGGATTGTATCTCCTTTCCTCACCGATTGTGGTCGTGCTTTCATGTCCCGGAAATACTTTGGTCTCATCCCTCAGCAGCATCAGCTTGCCATTGATGCTGTTCAGGATGTTTAACATACTTCCTCCCGGAAAATCCGTTCTGCCGATCGACCTGCAGAAAAGAGTATCCCCGCTCAACAGCCCGTCCGGGCCCAGCAAGCATATGCAGCCTGGGGTATGTCCGGGGGTATGAAGGACCGTATAGGTCAGTTGACCGATTTCCAGGACATCGTTTTCCTGCAGGAGAACATCCGCCCCTTTCTCTACCCTGATGTTTCTCCCCCCATAGGCTGATAAATTCTTTTGCGGATCTGCCAGCATCGGCGCGTCGTCCCGGTGAATATAAACCTTTACCTTTAAAGCGTCCCGGACTTCTTCCAGTGCTCCGATGTGGTCATAATGTCCGTGCGTCAGTAAAATCCCGATAACCTCTACATTTTTTTGGCTGATCCATTCCAGGATGCCCTCGGCTCCCGCTCCCGGATCAACCAGTAAGGCTTTTTTTGTTTCCGGACAGGAAACAAGGTAACAATTTGTTCCCATTCCGGGTGTTTTGATCCCTTCGATCATGCTTGATCCTCCCTGTTAAAAATTTTTCCTGCTGTCCAGAAGAAGAGTGACCGGTCCCCAGTTGATCAGGTCAAGATCCATCTCCGCCTGAAAAATTCCTGTGCTTACCGCAATTCCTTTTTCCTCAAACCTTTTGAGCAGCCTGTCGTAAATCGGCTTTGCCTCTTGGGGTGGACAGGCCTCTGAAAAGCTGGGACGTTTTCCCCTGCGGCAGTCTCCAAACAGGGTAAACTGAGAAACGATCAAAATTTCTCCCCCTATATCCATGACCGACAGGTTCATTTTTCCTTGTTCATCCTCAAATATGCGCAGTCCGGAAATCTTCTCCGTCATCCAGTCGATATCTTCCTCTTGCTCATTCCGGCCGATCCCGATCAGGACCAGCACTCCCCGGCCGATCTGGGAGATGATCTCATGATTTACCCGCACTGAAGCCTTTTTCACCCGCTGCACGACAGCCCGCATCGTTCCGCCTCCGTGTCATATTCTTTCTACTACCGTAACATCCTTGACCCGTCTGATTTTATTCAGGACAAACTCCAGATGCTCGATATTTCTG harbors:
- the hisS gene encoding histidine--tRNA ligase, giving the protein MKIQRPKGTQDIIPGIIEKWHVLEGQIRKICEEYGFQEIRTPIFEATELFQRGVGETTDIVNKEMYTFQDKGNRSMTLRPEGTAAVCRAFVENKLYALPQPVKLYYRGPMFRYENTQAGRFRQFSQFGAEVFGGEDPLVDAEVIQLVWELFNRLGLKDLVIQINSVGCPVCRAEHKSKLQAFLEPKKEELCADCQSRFDRNPLRILDCKSKHCKELIKGAPTILEMLCADCRDHFTKLQEYLEAVGIAYVVDAGMVRGLDYYRKTAFEVLVREIGAQSAICGGGRYDGLVEEIGGPSTPGIGFAMGIERVISALESQKIDIAAEQAESVTIIALGEAARLESFKLVSVLRKRGIKSFLDVLGRNMKSQMKAADRAGSKIAVIIGEDELARKTAVLRDMKTGGQAEIPLDLLAEKIEELFKRS
- the hemZ gene encoding coproporphyrinogen dehydrogenase HemZ; translation: MTNKIELHGLKVDSQILTNSRALVSAFVQHKNIVVREAGAGKPEEKEYPDSECPAVILIEAETLTDPGWIRGKWIVENRETETVLMSAEEIEFLGDLPVAGRETTIQVAVKQVICRLLARVTGMMPPWGIMTGIRPGKLVTAMHKLGIPETDQERVLSRKYLVVPEKIRLLQTVFSVQEPFQPQTKKQQRFVSLYISVPFCPSRCSYCSFAFAESTGQDSTISGYLSALVREIELAGGLLTRTSFLVNHLYIGGGTPTVLDSARLEILLKKIKAEIPLADDVEYTVEAGRPDTMNQEKLLCLKRYGVNRLSINPQSMNDGTLRAIGRRHTVQDILDCYALAREIGDWIINMDIILGLPGEGPEEVEQTVRAVLSLKPDNLAVHAMSLKRRSKQWEAGAAINGGVLWQEVQEGVFRKIQQAGYGPYYLYRQKNISGNLENVGFCLPGKEGRYNIAVIEENQNILGLGAGACSKIMAEDFAGHQNIYQPIDVLTYMEGYERVHARRSKLFYSSEIKRNMV
- a CDS encoding MBL fold metallo-hydrolase; the protein is MIEGIKTPGMGTNCYLVSCPETKKALLVDPGAGAEGILEWISQKNVEVIGILLTHGHYDHIGALEEVRDALKVKVYIHRDDAPMLADPQKNLSAYGGRNIRVEKGADVLLQENDVLEIGQLTYTVLHTPGHTPGCICLLGPDGLLSGDTLFCRSIGRTDFPGGSMLNILNSINGKLMLLRDETKVFPGHESTTTIGEERRYNPYLNGDYEDDE
- the dtd gene encoding D-aminoacyl-tRNA deacylase; its protein translation is MRAVVQRVKKASVRVNHEIISQIGRGVLVLIGIGRNEQEEDIDWMTEKISGLRIFEDEQGKMNLSVMDIGGEILIVSQFTLFGDCRRGKRPSFSEACPPQEAKPIYDRLLKRFEEKGIAVSTGIFQAEMDLDLINWGPVTLLLDSRKNF